A genomic segment from Sparus aurata chromosome 10, fSpaAur1.1, whole genome shotgun sequence encodes:
- the LOC115589910 gene encoding uncharacterized protein LOC115589910 — translation MTWTFQSLQLFVLSCLLFAFETSQVLPPQNVSLRWKTDFEPQLSWEPPKHSADDCTYQVERSTTNKEEDKVTFNPSSELSWSTYTVMNGRYLYLSVKAICNNTHSEQVAKPTTYPELVRNLSCYVHSSKQTRCSWLPVSDAADLGFFFRLTAEDLSLSIHNISRTPLRGCPAYVNRKTGCDLQADTRHSIHILFNGTLNNSSVRNTFKIWLKENARPLPLNWTVIKAGDTFNISWIPPDFDKLSVWKFTIKQTACNKSMLHDVFEGTSTELNVIRRCENCMAIKAVRKVTGGESEWSDVKCFGSEPNALVYAAIIIPMMFAVLAALTLMCCKKNKDIIFPRVPEPRDFLSDISDNNNKITVRNLYIPAEEEDCKITLVIDPLNNKLIS, via the exons ATGACCTGGACCTTTCAAAGTTTGCAGCTGTTCGTTTTAAGCTGCCTCCTCTTCGCGTTCGAGACAA GTCAAGTCTTACCGCCACAGAATGTGTCGCTGCGATGGAAAACTGATTTTGAGCCACAGCTGTCCTGGGAGCCACCAAAGCATTCAGCGGACGACTGCACGTATCAAGTAGAGAGATCAACAACCAATAAAGAGGAGGACAAAGTTACATTCAAC CCTTCAAGCGAGCTGTCGTGGAGCACGTACACAGTGATGAACGGGCGATACCTATACCTCTCTGTCAAAGCTATCTGTAATAACACGCATAGCGAACAAGTCGCGAAGCCCACCACTTACCCAG AGCTGGTGAGAAATCTGAGCTGCTACGTCCATTCCTCCAAACAAACACGCTGCTCCTGGCTCCCGGTCAGTGATGCTGCAGATTTGGGTTTTTTCTTTAG GTTAACGGCTGAAGATTTAAGTCTTTCTATTCACAACATATCCAGGACACCCTTACGCGGGTGCCCAGCGTACGTTAACAGAAAGACTGGTTGTGATCTGCAGGCGGACACCAGACATTCCATCCACATCTTGTTTAATGGAACACTGAACAACAGCTCTGTCAGGAACACCTTCAAAATTTGGCTTAAAGAAAATG CGAGACCCCTACCCCTGAACTGGACAGTCATTAAAGCTGGGGATACATTCAACATCAGCTGGATTCCTCCTGACTTTGACAAACTGTCTGTTTGGAAATTCACAATTAAACAAACCGCTTGTAATAAATCAATG CTTCACGACGTATTTGAAGGAACATCAACTGAGCTGAACGTGATCCGTCGCTGTGAGAACTGCATGGCGATTAAAGCTGTACGGAAGGTAACGGGAGGAGAGTCGGAGTGGAGTGACGTGAAGTGTTTTG GTAGCGAACCTAATGCGTTGGTGTATGCCGCCATTATCATCCCGATGATGTTCGCCGTCCTGGCAGCCCTGACTCTTATGTGTTGCAAGAA GAACAAGGACATTATTTTTCCCAGAGTTCCAGAACCTCGGGACTTCCTCAGCGATAtttctgacaacaacaacaag atcacTGTGCGCAATCTTTACATTccggcagaagaagaagattgtAAAATCACCCTAGTGATAGACCCCCTAAACAACAAACTTATCTCCTGA